One Bdellovibrio sp. ArHS genomic region harbors:
- a CDS encoding formyltransferase family protein, with amino-acid sequence MKTLVITSAVTFVPDNYDDLTFGLADNPFVQGLVVIDNRSADIYLKALLLMLSGAGPLMGWHLLKNSLDNSLSRKQQRYESVGKKVWVLKDVNSEESLNFLASLEPDVILNARTRSFFKKRLLAIPKIGCINIHHGLLPHQRGLMCDFWAHLQGTSFGFSLHEMTSKLDDGALLKVVEVPTDKKNYLESLKHAARLETTAANEVLAEIARTQKIQGIENTKTEQTVYRTNPRLIDFYKLRLQGIKI; translated from the coding sequence ATGAAGACCCTAGTTATCACCTCGGCCGTTACATTCGTGCCGGATAACTATGATGATTTAACTTTCGGCCTGGCCGACAACCCGTTTGTACAAGGGTTGGTGGTCATTGATAACCGCAGCGCCGATATTTACCTGAAAGCCCTTTTATTAATGCTTTCGGGGGCCGGTCCCCTGATGGGCTGGCATCTTCTTAAAAACAGCCTGGATAACTCTTTAAGCCGCAAACAGCAGCGTTATGAATCCGTCGGCAAGAAAGTCTGGGTGCTTAAAGACGTGAACTCTGAAGAGTCTTTGAACTTTCTGGCCTCTTTAGAACCCGATGTGATTTTAAATGCGCGCACCCGCTCTTTTTTTAAAAAGCGGCTCTTAGCCATTCCCAAAATCGGCTGCATCAACATTCATCATGGTCTTTTACCACACCAGCGCGGCTTGATGTGTGACTTCTGGGCCCATCTGCAAGGAACTTCCTTCGGCTTTTCGCTGCACGAAATGACGTCGAAGCTGGATGATGGCGCGTTACTTAAAGTCGTCGAAGTCCCGACGGATAAAAAGAACTATCTGGAGTCTCTGAAACACGCCGCGCGCCTTGAAACCACCGCAGCCAACGAGGTGCTGGCTGAAATCGCCCGCACGCAAAAGATTCAAGGAATTGAAAATACAAAAACAGAGCAAACTGTCTATCGCACCAATCCCCGTCTTATTGATTTTTACAAGCTTCGTTTGCAAGGAATAAAAATATGA
- a CDS encoding YIP1 family protein — protein MTDYRDVTPGAHSDNAKEVLRYIVNYLRHPIEKIKTLPDWNWATLLVTLVALSMASGVLTGLVPPNFFRLMGGFIISPLVGVTTTFIGALFIYYYFQVYEKRTCSLRKIFTLILFANIPFFVFQVGSEVIPPITLVGFAFTALLMAVGLTENFQMDKRRALRLVTILFAIVFIIWLWNRIDISRLERLG, from the coding sequence ATGACAGACTACAGAGACGTTACACCCGGTGCTCACTCCGACAATGCCAAAGAAGTGCTTCGCTACATCGTGAACTATCTTCGTCACCCGATTGAAAAAATCAAGACATTGCCGGATTGGAATTGGGCGACATTGCTTGTCACCCTGGTGGCTCTGTCGATGGCTTCGGGTGTTTTGACCGGGCTTGTGCCTCCGAACTTCTTTCGCTTGATGGGCGGATTCATTATTTCTCCCCTCGTCGGTGTCACGACAACTTTTATCGGGGCTCTTTTTATTTATTACTATTTCCAAGTCTATGAAAAGCGCACCTGCTCTTTACGCAAGATCTTCACCTTGATTCTTTTTGCCAACATTCCCTTCTTTGTTTTTCAGGTTGGTTCCGAAGTCATCCCTCCCATCACTTTGGTGGGCTTTGCCTTCACCGCTCTTTTAATGGCGGTCGGTCTGACTGAAAACTTTCAGATGGATAAGCGCCGCGCCCTTCGCTTAGTCACGATTCTTTTTGCCATTGTTTTTATCATCTGGCTTTGGAATCGCATCGATATTTCACGTTTGGAAAGACTCGGATAA